A region of the Stieleria neptunia genome:
ACGAACACCGGGGCCGCTGGGTGATGATCGGGGTCCAGCACGCGGGGACGTCGATGTTGGGGGAGGTCTGGTATGCAGATTCGGTGGAACTGACCGGCCCGTGGATCAACGCCAGAAAGATTGTTAGCCACGAACAGTACAGTTTCTACAACCCGAAACAGCATCCGATGTTTGCCAAGCACGACGGGCGGGTGATCTTTTTCGAAGGCACGTACACGGCGACGTTTTCGGGTAACGACGCCCCGACACCCCGCTACGACTACAATCAGATGATGTACAAACTGGATCTAGCGGATCTCGGTTGGGGAGAACGAAGCACCAGCAAGTGAATCGATGCCCGGAGTCGCACGGGTTCCGGTGTGCCCTCGTTTTCGCGTGTGCCCTCGTTCCAAGGCTCTGCCACTCGCCGCATTTTCACTCACGTTCCCCCGTGAAATGGGTTATGATGGTTCACCAAAACTCGCGCCGCGAGATCCATCCCTCCTGAACCCTGCATCCGCTTGGAGTCTATTCAGATGAAACCATTTAGTCGTCGCCAGTTTAACGTCGCATCGGCCGCCTCGCTCGCCGGGCTGGCGACCGCCGTTCACACCAGTTCGGCGGCCAAGGCAGCCGACGGCCCCAACGAAAAACTGGGCGTCGTGGTGGCCGGAGTGAACGGGCGTGGGCAGTCGCACATCGCAGGATTCGGCAATGACCCGCGGGCCGAAGTCCGCGCCATCGTCGAAGTCGACTCCAAGGTCGCCGAGCAACGCGCCGGTTCCATCGAAAAGCGAACGGGGCTGAAGCCGAAGGTGTACCGGGACATCCGTGAAGCGCTCGAGTCCGATGATTATCAAATCGTGACCTGTGCAACACCCAACCATTGGCACGCGTTGATCGGCGTCTGGGCGATGCAAGCCGGGAAAGACGTCTACCTTGAAAAACCGATCAGCCATAACGTCAACGAGGGACGCGCGCTCGTCGCGGCGGCGAAGAAGTACGGCCGGATGTTTCAAACCGGTACGCAATGCCGCAGCAGCAACGGCGTGATCGATCTGGTCAACTTTATCCAGAGCGGCGGGATCGGCGAAGTCAAGCTGGCTCGCGGGCTGTGTTACAAGCGTCGCAAATCGATCGGCCCGCTCGGCGACTATTCGGTTCCCGATTCAATCGACTTCAATCTCTGGAGCGGTCCGGCGACCTACACCGACCCCAAGGTGACTCGTCAACGTTTCCACTACGATTGGCACTGGCAACGCCATTATGGCAACGGCGATTCGGGGAACCAAGGGCCGCACCAAACCGATGTCTCACGCTGGGGCCTTGGTTTGGAACGACACCCCAATTCAATCCTGACCTATGCCGGACGTCTCGGTTATCAAGCCGAACGCAAAGATCCCAGCTATGTCGATGCCGGCGATACCGCCAACACCCAAGTCTCGATCTACGACTACGGCGACAAAACCATCGTTTTCGAAACCCGTGGCTTGAGTGTCGACAATAGCGCCGACGACGAAATCAACACCCTGTTCGGCAGCAACCGGGGTAACAAGATCGGCGTCGTCTTCTACGGCAGCGAAGGTTACGCGATCCAAGGTCCGAATTACGAAAACGGACGCGTCTTTGACCTCAATAAAAAGCCGGTGCGTGAATTCAAGCACAACAGCAAAGAGGATGGTCAGCTCAACGAACTGCACATGAGCAACTTCATCGATGCGGTGGTTTCACGCGACGGATCCAAGCTGAACGCCGATGCGATGTGCGGTCACCTGTCCGCTTCGATCGCGCACCTGGGCAACATCTCCTACTATGTTGGTCAGGAAAACCGCGTCAGTCCCGACGAGATTGCCGGAGCCGTCGAAGCGTTCGGTTCATCCGACGACGATTCGGCGACGCTGCAACGGACGCTGCGTCACCTCCGCGACAATGGTGTGAAACCCGAAACCGAACAGTTGTCGCTCGGTCCGGTGCTGAAGTTCGATCCGGTCAGCGAACGCTTTGCCGACAACGACGCCGCCAACGCGATGCTGACGCGTCAGTATCGCGACGGATTCGTCGTCCCAGATCCCAGCAAGGTCTGATCCGAGAGGCGCGGGCTACCAATGTGGGATAGGCTTCCAGCCTGTCAATTCTGGAGTCGACAGGCTGGAAGCTTATCCCACTGCAGTGGACGACAGGCTGGAAGCCTATCCCACTGGGGACGATCGGCTTTTTCCGTAACACCCGCGAATGCTGTCCGCTTGGTCCATCGTACGGGAGCGTTTTTCGACGCTCATTTACCCAAAA
Encoded here:
- a CDS encoding Gfo/Idh/MocA family protein, with product MKPFSRRQFNVASAASLAGLATAVHTSSAAKAADGPNEKLGVVVAGVNGRGQSHIAGFGNDPRAEVRAIVEVDSKVAEQRAGSIEKRTGLKPKVYRDIREALESDDYQIVTCATPNHWHALIGVWAMQAGKDVYLEKPISHNVNEGRALVAAAKKYGRMFQTGTQCRSSNGVIDLVNFIQSGGIGEVKLARGLCYKRRKSIGPLGDYSVPDSIDFNLWSGPATYTDPKVTRQRFHYDWHWQRHYGNGDSGNQGPHQTDVSRWGLGLERHPNSILTYAGRLGYQAERKDPSYVDAGDTANTQVSIYDYGDKTIVFETRGLSVDNSADDEINTLFGSNRGNKIGVVFYGSEGYAIQGPNYENGRVFDLNKKPVREFKHNSKEDGQLNELHMSNFIDAVVSRDGSKLNADAMCGHLSASIAHLGNISYYVGQENRVSPDEIAGAVEAFGSSDDDSATLQRTLRHLRDNGVKPETEQLSLGPVLKFDPVSERFADNDAANAMLTRQYRDGFVVPDPSKV